From a single Candoia aspera isolate rCanAsp1 chromosome 2, rCanAsp1.hap2, whole genome shotgun sequence genomic region:
- the LOC134492466 gene encoding E3 ubiquitin-protein ligase Topors-like gives MKHLQKEFKPRTGFRSSSRGSLVKTMPLGMAKNSKCAICLAIIQDPTYLNPCNHRFCFKCIQKWSRKKVICPLCKQRFYSFFHTIRRKSTYCENVLPLNDGFFSHSESKEDYSSDPFQRLTSPPDNGIVHNEISGTLTQRKKDIYQLMRQFAVTERPSNIDLISLGKFKAQAAIQFRRTLYHAGILVQNAPNPDFSQIPSAEFFSRNPGCLDRLIPWLKRELKVLCGNQRSTIHTLQNFILSNLTHHDLGSKEFEALLQPHLHHFTGHFLHEFISFVQSSLNLKKYDWCALYECPAILKEEILTSSPSSDDENLQLPENGQVPKPSDDGNLTVLLSGSEKDPPATFATADDKNHSENGENYMDDLSNKDTEKEIALAYNIIKNKLLESPSEEKVQLPGSLSHSHLLQGQQEKEDRVEIDPVRILRPKNMETCKRSRNKLAIRDIAFNFYHKNSANIVTMKNLNKNDITKCQPSEFPINKLKDYSSGWSKIPSPKRISVHKNIGSKGSIECKFEEACSASKERQGGRSKTKYLHDEKKCRNYSRDRRHRQDQRKSNSKEVSLFHKSPLPLRKNSTEVRDTHTSKSQNTHHIRKIRNRNCDYLTNRSSSEPSWNYLYTKFRYEEPPCTKGHSTPSTEVSADGVEQWIKDQDMEDAGSSSPSVMEMY, from the exons ATGAAACACCTACAGAAGGAATTTAAGCCAAGGACTGGCTTCAGATCCTCAAGCAGGGGTTCTTTGGTGAAGACAATGCCACTAGGTATGGCAAAAAACTCAAAATGTGCCATCTGTTTAGCAATCATCCAAGACCCAACTTACCTGAACCCTTGCAACCACCGATTCTGCTTCAAATGTATTCAGAAGTGGTCCAGAAAGAAAGTTATATGCCCGTTGTGTAAGCAGCGTTTCTATTCATTCTTTCACACTATACGCAGAAAAAGTACCTACTGTGAGAATGTCCTGCCTTTGAATGATGGCTTCTTTTCTCATTCTGAAAGCAAGGAAGACTACTCATCAGACCCCTTTCAAAGACTTACATCACCTCCTGACAATGGAATTGTGCATAATGAAATTAGTGGAACATTAACGCAAAGAAAGAAGGATATTTATCAGCTCATGAGACAGTTTGCAGTTACAGAGAGACCCAGTAATATTGATTTAATCAGCCTTGGGAAATTTAAAGCCCAAGCAGCAATTCAGTTTAGGAGAACTCTTTACCATGCAGGGATTCTGGTTCAAAATGCTCCAAATCCAGATTTTAGTCAAATACCTTCAGCAGAATTTTTCAGCAGAAATCCTGGATGTTTGGACAGACTGATCCCTTGGCTGAAACGAGAATTAAAAGTACTGTGTGGTAACCAGAGATCAACGATTCACACTTTGCAGAATTTCATCCTAAGTAACTTGACTCATCATGATCTGGGCAGCAAAGAATTTGAAGCTCTATTACAGCCCCACTTGCACCATTTCACTGGTCATTTCCTGCACGAGTTCATCAGTTTTGTTCAATCCTCATTAAATCTGAAGAAGTATGACTGGTGCGCCTTGTATGAATGCCCTGCTATATTGAAAGAAGAGATTTTAACTTCTTCTCCATCTTCAGATGATGAGAATCTGCAGCTCCCTGAAAATGGCCAGGTACCCAAACCCAGTGATGATGGAAACCTAACAGTCTTGCTTTCTGGTTCAGAGAAAGATCCTCCTGCCACATTTGCTACAGCAGATGATAAAAATCATTCAGAGAATGGTGAAAATTATATGGATGATTTGTCCAACAAAGATACTGAAAAGGAGATAGCTCTGGCctataatattattaaaaataagctGCTTGAGTCACCCTCAGAGGAAAAAGTACAGCTTCCTGGATCACTCTCTCACTCCCACCTATTGCAGGGCCAGCAAGAAAAGGAGGACAGAGTAGAAATAGATCCTGTTCGGATTCTTAGGCCAAAGAATATGGAAACATGTAAACGTTCCCGAAACAAATTAGCAATTAGAGATATTGCCTTTAATTTTTATCACAAAAATTCTGCTAACATCGTTACAATGAAGAACTTGAACAAAAATGATATAACAAAATGCCAACCATCTGAGTTCcccataaataaattaaaagactaTTCTTCAGGGTGGTCAAAAATACCATCTCCCAAAAGAATAAGCGTACATAAAAATATTGGATCAAAGGGTAGCATAGAATGCAAATTTGAAGAAGCATGCTCTGCTTCAAAAGAAAGACAAGGGGGAAGAAGCAAAACAAAGTATCTGCATGATGAGAAGAAATGTAGAAACTATTCCAGAGACAGAAGACACAGGCAAGATCAAAGAAAATCAAATTCTAAAGAAGTGAGCTTATTCCACAAGAGCCCTCTGCCTTTAAGAAAAAACAGCACTGAGGTTAGAGACACTCATACGTCAAAATCTCAGAACACTCATCATATCAGAAAAATAAGGAACAGAAATTGTGATTATCTGACAAACAGAAGTTCCAGTGAACCCAGCTGGAATTATCTTTACACCAAATTTAGGTATGAAGAACCACCATGTACAAAGG GCCATTCCACACCAAGCACAGAAGTATCAGCAGATGGAGTAGAGCAGTGGATCAAGGACCAGGACATGGAAGATGCAGGTTCAAGTTCACCCTCAGTCATGGAAATGTACtaa